A single window of Nocardia sp. NBC_01327 DNA harbors:
- a CDS encoding MarR family winged helix-turn-helix transcriptional regulator has product MTAPGENNESEHLLRSDFGAEESPGFLLWQVTNRWQAAQRAALDPFDLTHVQFVLLAALTWLTGNSGGEPVMQRDLAAQAATDPMMTSQVLRVLENKGLIERRDHPHDRRAKSLVPTETGVALVNRAIVAVESCDREFFAPLGENTPDFTVALRRLRDRG; this is encoded by the coding sequence GTGACGGCGCCCGGTGAGAACAATGAATCCGAGCACTTGCTGCGCTCCGATTTCGGCGCTGAGGAAAGTCCGGGCTTCTTGCTCTGGCAGGTGACCAACCGCTGGCAGGCCGCCCAGCGGGCGGCCCTGGACCCCTTCGACCTGACCCATGTGCAGTTCGTGCTGCTGGCCGCACTGACCTGGCTCACCGGCAACTCCGGCGGTGAGCCGGTCATGCAGCGCGATCTGGCCGCCCAGGCCGCGACCGACCCCATGATGACCTCGCAGGTGCTGCGCGTCCTGGAGAACAAGGGCCTGATCGAACGCCGCGACCATCCGCACGACCGCCGCGCCAAATCGCTGGTGCCCACGGAAACCGGTGTGGCCCTGGTGAATCGGGCCATCGTCGCGGTCGAATCCTGCGATCGCGAATTCTTCGCGCCCCTGGGGGAGAACACCCCCGATTTCACCGTCGCCCTGCGCCGGCTCCGCGACCGGGGCTGA